A portion of the Corynebacterium jeikeium genome contains these proteins:
- a CDS encoding 3-dehydroquinate synthase, which yields MNSTRTIRVEGPSPYTVAMGHGLTEQIAEAATFASQVAVIHQESVQELSFGVIKALADKGVDAFSIQVPDAEEGKTLAVAETVWDTFGERGLGRRDAVIAIGGGAATDFGGFVAAAWMRGVKVIQVPTTLLGMVDAAVGGKTGINTAAGKNLVGAFHEPAAVFCDLDVLRTLPKAELIAGSAEIIKAGFIADTKILDLYEANPQACLDVDGDLPELVERAIAVKARVVAEDLKESGLREILNYGHTFGHAVEHFENYRWRHGHAVAVGMVYVAELAKITGHIDQELVDRHRRILESIGLPTTYQTGRFTELYDAMTRDKKNRDGAIRFVILENPGETARLEGPGMDDLERAYELLCNNGHAASEESARS from the coding sequence ATGAACTCAACCCGCACAATCCGTGTTGAAGGCCCATCCCCGTACACGGTAGCCATGGGGCATGGACTCACCGAGCAGATTGCGGAGGCCGCTACGTTTGCCTCCCAGGTTGCGGTGATTCACCAGGAGAGCGTTCAAGAGCTGAGCTTCGGCGTCATCAAGGCTCTGGCGGACAAAGGAGTCGACGCCTTTAGCATCCAGGTTCCGGATGCGGAGGAGGGCAAGACGCTCGCAGTTGCTGAAACAGTTTGGGACACTTTTGGTGAACGCGGTCTGGGCCGGCGTGACGCGGTAATCGCGATTGGCGGCGGTGCAGCTACAGACTTCGGTGGATTCGTCGCCGCCGCGTGGATGCGTGGAGTGAAGGTTATCCAGGTCCCGACGACGCTGCTCGGCATGGTCGACGCAGCTGTCGGCGGTAAGACCGGTATCAACACTGCAGCCGGCAAGAACCTGGTCGGCGCTTTCCACGAGCCTGCCGCGGTGTTCTGTGACCTTGATGTCCTGCGCACCTTGCCGAAGGCCGAGCTGATCGCGGGCTCGGCAGAGATTATCAAGGCCGGATTTATCGCGGACACGAAGATTCTCGATCTTTACGAGGCAAACCCGCAGGCCTGCCTCGATGTTGACGGTGACCTGCCAGAACTGGTCGAGCGCGCGATTGCTGTCAAGGCACGCGTTGTCGCTGAGGATCTGAAGGAATCTGGCCTCCGTGAGATCCTGAACTATGGCCACACTTTCGGTCATGCCGTTGAGCACTTTGAAAACTACCGCTGGCGCCATGGCCATGCCGTAGCTGTAGGCATGGTTTATGTTGCCGAGCTGGCCAAGATCACCGGACATATTGATCAGGAACTCGTAGACCGCCACCGTCGCATCCTAGAGTCCATTGGTCTGCCAACGACCTACCAGACAGGTCGTTTTACCGAGCTCTACGATGCGATGACCAGGGATAAGAAGAACCGCGACGGTGCGATCCGATTCGTTATTCTAGAAAACCCCGGTGAAACAGCCCGTCTTGAAGGCCCGGGAATGGATGACCTCGAGCGTGCATACGAACTGCTCTGCAACAATGGGCACGCCGCATCGGAGGAGTCAGCCCGCTCATGA
- the aroQ gene encoding type II 3-dehydroquinate dehydratase, with the protein MTSLRAATDATAAIPTVLVLNGPNLDRLGKRQPEIYGATTLADVESELRTLAKELGVVVDCRQSNYEGQLIEWVHEAADYGWPVIINPGGLTHTSVALRDALAEIADGAGFHEVHISNIHAREDFRHHSYLSALAAGVIVGCGTDGYSMALRRVSTKL; encoded by the coding sequence ATGACCTCTCTTCGCGCAGCAACTGATGCCACAGCGGCGATTCCGACCGTGCTTGTTCTGAACGGCCCGAACCTCGATCGTCTGGGCAAGCGTCAGCCAGAAATTTACGGTGCCACTACTTTGGCCGATGTCGAATCTGAACTTCGCACCCTAGCCAAGGAGCTTGGCGTCGTGGTGGATTGCCGCCAATCCAACTATGAAGGTCAACTCATCGAGTGGGTTCATGAAGCTGCCGACTACGGTTGGCCAGTCATTATCAATCCAGGGGGGTTGACACACACCTCCGTCGCCCTACGTGACGCGCTTGCCGAAATTGCCGACGGCGCGGGCTTCCACGAGGTCCATATTTCAAACATTCACGCCCGGGAGGATTTTCGGCACCACTCGTACCTGTCGGCGCTTGCCGCGGGCGTTATCGTCGGATGCGGAACTGATGGGTATTC